Below is a genomic region from Methanolobus sediminis.
TATCTTCAATGTTTTTCTGGCATATTTGCTGCTCTTTGCCAGTTCTTCAAGAAGGGAATCATCACCTGATTCCTTGAACATTGCATCGCCTTCCATAGCCAGGGCCAGCTTTATAGCCTGTCCTCTTTCAACATTGGTAAGGCCAGTGGATAATTTGGCGAACTGCCTGCCCATACAATGGTCGCAGATGGGGCCTTCTTCAATTATTTTCTTAGCGGTTTCAAGTATGCTCATTGGATCACTTTGTAGTATATTATATGGAAGATTTAGGGTTTGATGAAATAGGTACTATGTAATATAACCTTTTTTGACTATTTATGCTTCTTTCCTGTCAAGTTCATTGTGGATGATTATCATGCAATGGTCTGAGTGCAGGGAAATGGGTCCTATGTTAAGGGTGCATTTTGCAACCTTATCTATCATTTCCTCTTCCTCTTCGGTAACTCCCATGTGGTCACCAAGGACAAACACAGCATCAGCGTTAAGTTCGGAGTATTCCCTGATATCCTCGCCATCTTCTCTAAGGTAATAAATATCCCTGCCTGCCTCATTGAATTCTTTGAGCAGCTCTTCCAGTCCTGCACGACGTATAAATACTCCCGGAGTAGACTGTATCTCATACTCAATTGCATCTTTTTCCAATGCTTTCTTGATAAGGGAGCCACTGCTTCTCTCATCAGGATTGAGGTATTTAAGTTTCTCACCATTGAACCTGACTATTTTAGCAGGGTCCGGTTCTCCCTGAAGCACAAGGTGGACATT
It encodes:
- the trmY gene encoding tRNA (pseudouridine(54)-N(1))-methyltransferase TrmY, which produces MKDFVIIGHKAMTSGDFSLNDLPGSAGRMDILCRCVNSALFLSHGMRRDVNVHLVLQGEPDPAKIVRFNGEKLKYLNPDERSSGSLIKKALEKDAIEYEIQSTPGVFIRRAGLEELLKEFNEAGRDIYYLREDGEDIREYSELNADAVFVLGDHMGVTEEEEEMIDKVAKCTLNIGPISLHSDHCMIIIHNELDRKEA